In one window of Solanum pennellii chromosome 2, SPENNV200 DNA:
- the LOC107009432 gene encoding probable C-terminal domain small phosphatase, whose product MVSKIIKRTPTKSIKNRRNLPGHLRRSRKKSPAKNPASVVVASINKSLYTCHRRLIKLFTKFTRVATPKKTPRKQGYQLLGKVFDEPANGNNLRRSLFDDGNVLPPLVSPEKKTIFLDLDETLVHSNPNPPPEKYDFIVRPVIDGHRVEFYVVKRPFMDEFLELLSEKFEVVVFTAGLKEYASLVLDRIDRKGLISHRLYRDSCKEVDGMFVKDLSDKGRDMKKVVIVDDNPNSYLFQPENAIPIRPFTNDLADGELKKLIEFLGGCNEVEDMREAVKVYLAEEEGYTSVEI is encoded by the coding sequence ATGGTGTCTAAAATCATCAAGAGAACTCCAACAAAGTCCATCAAGAACCGGAGAAATCTCCCGGGCCATCTCCGTCGTAGCAGGAAGAAATCCCCTGCTAAAAACCCagcttctgtagttgttgcttcCATTAATAAATCCTTGTATACTTGTCACCGCCGTCTCATTAAACTTTTTACGAAATTCACTCGTGTTGCTACTCCGAAGAAAACCCCAAGAAAACAGGGGTATCAGCTTCTTGGTAAAGTTTTTGATGAGCCTGCAAATGGGAACAATTTGAGGCGATCTCTTTTTGATGACGGAAATGTGCTTCCCCCATTGGTGTCACCTGAGAAAAAGACGATCTTTCTTGATTTGGATGAGACTTTAGTGCATTCTAATCCAAACCCACCTCCGGAAAAGTATGATTTCATTGTTAGGCCGGTGATTGATGGACACAGAGTAGAGTTTTATGTGGTGAAGAGACCATTTATGGATGAATTTTTGGAACTTTTGAGTGAGAAGTTTGAGGTTGTTGTGTTCACTGCTGGGCTTAAGGAGTATGCTTCTCTTGTTCTTGATAGAATAGACAGAAAAGGTTTGATTTCGCATAGATTGTATCGGGATTCTTGCAAGGAAGTTGATGGTATGTTTGTGAAGGACTTGTCTGACAAGGGGAGAGATATGAAGAAGGTGGTGATTGTTGATGATAACCCGAATTCTTACCTTTTTCAGCCGGAAAATGCTATTCCGATTAGGCCATTTACGAATGATCTTGCTGATGGGGAGCTCAAGAAGCTCATTGAGTTCCTTGGTGGGTGTAATGAAGTTGAAGATATGAGAGAAGCTGTGAAAGTTTATCTTGCTGAAGAAGAAGGATACACATCAGTGGaaatttag